The Brassica napus cultivar Da-Ae chromosome C7, Da-Ae, whole genome shotgun sequence genome has a segment encoding these proteins:
- the LOC106409680 gene encoding E3 ubiquitin-protein ligase ATL31-like has product MTNATAAHGLDASVIKTFPTFIYSEVKTQKIGNGALECAICLNEFQDDETLRLLPKCDHVFHPHCIGAWLQGHVTCPVCRTNLADQHHRTEPVEPEVITETDVESQQPVIPEPAVESVARVKLPRSHTTGHSMILPGECTERFTLRLPNGLRMKLMANGKIRRSNSLLVLPRSGPSTDEPVDWSLDRWCWRWT; this is encoded by the coding sequence ATGACGAACGCCACGGCTGCGCATGGTCTTGACGCGTCGGTGATCAAGACGTTCCCAACTTTCATCTACTCCGAAGTGAAGACACAGAAGATCGGGAACGGTGCGTTGGAGTGTGCGATCTGTCTGAACGAGTTTCAGGACGATGAAACGCTGCGTTTGCTACCTAAATGCGATCACGTGTTCCACCCTCACTGTATCGGAGCATGGCTCCAGGGTCACGTGACTTGCCCCGTTTGCCGCACGAATCTCGCTGACCAGCATCATAGGACTGAACCAGTCGAACCGGAAGTAATAACCGAAACGGATGTCGAGTCGCAGCAACCGGTGATTCCTGAACCGGCAGTGGAGAGTGTTGCACGTGTCAAATTACCGAGGTCACACACGACGGGACATTCGATGATATTGCCTGGAGAATGTACCGAGCGGTTTACGCTGAGGTTACCGAATGGTTTAAGAATGAAGCTAATGGCGAATGGGAAAATCAGGCGGTCTAATAGTCTTTTGGTTCTACCGAGGAGTGGACCGAGTACTGATGAACCGGTTGACTGGTCACTGGATCGATGGTGTTGGAGATGGACTTAG
- the LOC125590637 gene encoding E3 ubiquitin-protein ligase ATL31-like has protein sequence MKSLLPLTRKQYTFVMFLLLAGSELASSQPGQSDPSNPYEYSGRLSPAMAGFVVAVVAMLFFVGFFTVYLRHCTHAVDSRVGARRATNATVARGIDASMIETFPTFVYSEVKVQKIGKGSLECAICLNEFEDDETLRLLPKCDHVFHTLCIGAWLQGHVIAADTAIHPTYKSMELS, from the coding sequence ATGAAGAGTTTATTACCGTTGACCAGAAAGCAATACACTTTTGTCATGTTTCTACTGTTAGCCGGGTCAGAGCTAGCGTCGAGTCAACCCGGACAATCAGACCCGAGTAACCCGTATGAATACAGCGGCAGGCTAAGTCCGGCTATGGCTGGGTTCGTTGTGGCTGTAGTCGCCATGCTCTTCTTCGTTGGGTTCTTCACCGTCTATCTCCGCCACTGCACGCACGCAGTTGACTCTAGGGTAGGAGCGAGGAGAGCAACGAACGCGACGGTTGCGCGTGGCATCGACGCGTCGATGATCGAGACGTTCCCGACTTTTGTCTACTCGGAAGTAAAGGTGCAGAAGATCGGTAAAGGTTCGTTGGAGTGTGCGATATGTCTGAACGAGTTTGAGGACGATGAAACGCTGCGTTTGCTGCCTAAATGCGATCACGTGTTCCACACTCTCTGCATCGGCGCATGGCTCCAGGGTCACGTGATCGCAGCAGACACCGCGATTCACCCAACGTATAAGTCTATGGAACTCTCATAA